In Sphingobacteriaceae bacterium, the following proteins share a genomic window:
- a CDS encoding transcriptional regulator, hxlr family protein: MTRSMSIIGTKWKPIIVYILQKRKVRFGQLDALIPLITRKVLTEQLKELEDDGIVIREAFSEIPPRVEYSLTEKGIELLPILNSIIVWNEKYETMPASEFYCPTKDYFKEVIEKQKV; this comes from the coding sequence CTGACGCGATCAATGTCTATTATAGGTACTAAGTGGAAACCTATCATAGTTTATATATTACAAAAACGTAAAGTAAGATTTGGTCAATTAGATGCGCTAATTCCATTGATTACCAGAAAAGTTTTAACTGAACAGTTGAAGGAATTGGAAGATGATGGCATAGTTATAAGAGAAGCATTTAGTGAAATACCTCCACGAGTTGAGTACTCATTAACTGAAAAAGGTATTGAACTACTTCCAATTTTAAATTCGATAATCGTTTGGAATGAAAAGTATGAAACGATGCCAGCTTCGGAATTCTATTGTCCAACCAAAGATTATTTTAAAGAAGTTATAGAAAAACAGAAAGTTTAA
- a CDS encoding oxidoreductase — protein sequence MKTNNYQGALQKPINSGFNAKSAASDVIKGIDLTGKLAIVTGGNVGIGLETTKNLTATGAKVIVLARDTEKANKNLEGLANVDIERFDLSDTTSIDAFAEKFLASEKPLHLLINNAGIMWVPLRKDNRGIESQLATNHLGHFQLTARLWPALKKANGARVINLSSFGHHYSSFNFDDPNFEKREYETLLGYGQSKTATNLFSMELDNLAKNHNVRAFSVHPGSVGGTELAREASFELFQQLGILDEKGNIRPEVAATLKTVPEGAATTVWCATSPLLNELGGVYCEDVNIAELDIENKFVGHGVLPYSLDENNAKKLWKLSETMTGVEFQVI from the coding sequence ATGAAAACAAATAATTATCAAGGCGCGTTACAGAAACCGATAAACTCAGGATTCAACGCGAAATCTGCTGCAAGCGATGTGATCAAGGGCATTGATCTAACTGGAAAACTTGCTATCGTTACGGGTGGTAACGTTGGTATAGGATTAGAAACTACTAAAAATTTAACGGCTACAGGAGCTAAAGTAATTGTCCTGGCCCGTGATACAGAAAAAGCCAATAAAAATTTAGAGGGACTAGCAAATGTTGATATCGAAAGATTTGATTTGTCGGATACAACATCTATAGATGCCTTCGCGGAAAAATTTCTTGCTTCAGAAAAACCACTTCATTTACTGATAAATAATGCCGGTATAATGTGGGTGCCCTTACGCAAAGATAACCGTGGTATTGAATCTCAATTGGCAACAAACCATTTAGGGCATTTTCAATTAACGGCACGCTTGTGGCCAGCCTTAAAAAAAGCAAATGGAGCTCGTGTAATAAATCTGTCTTCCTTCGGGCATCATTATTCATCCTTTAATTTTGATGATCCTAACTTTGAGAAACGCGAATATGAAACGCTGTTGGGGTATGGTCAATCTAAAACAGCAACGAATCTGTTCTCAATGGAATTGGATAACCTTGCAAAAAATCACAATGTACGGGCGTTTTCGGTTCACCCTGGCTCTGTAGGTGGTACAGAGTTAGCAAGGGAAGCATCATTCGAGTTGTTTCAACAATTGGGAATTCTTGATGAGAAAGGCAATATTCGTCCCGAAGTGGCAGCTACGCTTAAAACAGTTCCCGAAGGCGCGGCCACAACGGTTTGGTGTGCTACAAGTCCATTACTTAATGAATTAGGTGGAGTTTACTGCGAAGACGTAAACATTGCAGAGTTGGATATTGAAAATAAGTTTGTAGGACATGGCGTGTTACCTTACTCACTGGACGAGAATAACGCTAAAAAGTTGTGGAAACTCAGCGAAACAATGACAGGAGTAGAATTTCAAGTTATTTAG
- a CDS encoding alkyl hydroperoxide reductase yields the protein MVKKGEVMAREEHTIGSTELEPRLKKIRNFSVITKRKADMDIKEGHIQFLRKINAVDNVLKVGEVAPVFSLVNQSGEMISSAEFLKNGPLVISFQRGSWCPYCVEEVDILNNIYPQITAARSDLLVISPQNQLGHPRVKFNMLLDQDNALGKKFGLVYELPQYLQKLYSLKFGNDIAKMNGTNVWELPMPARFIIGQDGIILSAQVDPDYRFRPEPLETVNFLKSIKE from the coding sequence GTGGTAAAAAAGGGCGAAGTAATGGCAAGAGAAGAACATACTATTGGTTCAACTGAACTTGAACCGCGTCTGAAAAAGATTAGGAACTTTTCAGTGATAACAAAGAGAAAAGCGGATATGGACATCAAGGAGGGCCATATTCAATTTTTGCGCAAAATTAATGCAGTCGATAATGTTCTCAAAGTAGGCGAGGTTGCTCCTGTATTTAGCCTTGTAAATCAGAGCGGCGAAATGATTTCGTCCGCTGAATTTTTAAAAAATGGCCCTTTGGTGATCAGTTTCCAGAGAGGAAGCTGGTGCCCCTATTGCGTCGAAGAAGTCGACATTCTAAATAACATCTATCCTCAAATAACAGCAGCGCGTTCTGATTTATTGGTGATTTCTCCGCAAAATCAACTGGGACATCCTCGTGTAAAATTCAACATGCTTTTAGATCAAGACAATGCATTAGGTAAGAAATTCGGGTTGGTTTACGAATTACCGCAATATTTGCAGAAGCTGTATAGCCTAAAATTTGGAAATGATATTGCAAAAATGAATGGCACAAACGTCTGGGAACTTCCCATGCCTGCCCGTTTCATTATTGGTCAGGATGGCATTATATTGAGCGCTCAGGTAGACCCAGACTACCGCTTTCGCCCGGAGCCACTGGAAACAGTCAATTTCTTGAAAAGCATAAAGGAGTGA
- a CDS encoding AraC family transcriptional regulator, with the protein MDFQTKYITPEIKLSCYKERLHTTDVTFEKHGLIWFISGETKIITAEGSYLFYPGDIFLIPRNQIATVILNPKDGEAHKSVAMHLTTERLKEFYSKLDVKPKTTTSKKILRFNNHPLLQSCLDSLIPYFEMEGIFPEEIASLKITEAISILRVIDPSIDSLLANFEVPGKIDLTSYMEKNYMFNMPLEKFAYLTGRSLTTFKRDFGKAFNVTPQKWLTEKRLELAYYQFSEKKKKPIEVYFEVGFENLSHFSHAFKKQYGYSPSVLIEQAGR; encoded by the coding sequence ATGGACTTTCAAACAAAATATATAACCCCAGAGATCAAGTTATCATGCTATAAAGAGCGGCTTCATACAACTGATGTAACGTTCGAGAAGCATGGTTTGATTTGGTTTATTTCTGGCGAAACAAAAATAATCACAGCAGAAGGATCCTATCTGTTCTACCCTGGTGATATTTTTTTGATACCAAGAAATCAGATTGCAACCGTGATTTTAAATCCAAAAGATGGCGAGGCGCATAAATCAGTTGCAATGCATCTTACAACTGAAAGACTAAAGGAGTTTTACAGTAAACTAGACGTCAAGCCAAAAACTACAACAAGCAAAAAAATACTAAGATTCAACAATCACCCTTTGCTGCAAAGCTGTTTAGATTCTTTAATTCCTTACTTTGAAATGGAAGGAATATTCCCTGAAGAAATCGCTTCGCTAAAAATCACTGAAGCAATAAGCATTCTTCGGGTTATTGATCCTAGCATTGATAGCCTGTTGGCAAACTTTGAAGTACCTGGAAAGATTGATCTGACTTCTTACATGGAGAAGAACTATATGTTCAATATGCCATTGGAAAAATTTGCATACTTAACAGGTCGTAGCTTAACAACGTTTAAACGTGATTTTGGTAAAGCATTTAATGTTACACCTCAAAAATGGTTAACAGAAAAACGATTGGAGTTAGCATACTACCAATTTTCGGAAAAGAAAAAGAAGCCAATTGAGGTATATTTTGAAGTTGGTTTTGAAAACCTATCTCATTTTTCTCATGCGTTTAAAAAGCAATATGGTTACTCACCTTCTGTATTGATCGAACAAGCCGGTCGGTAA
- a CDS encoding Zn-dependent hydrolase: MFRKKIPTVKSYTSNPALKTVMQDWLGTPLDQDGLFINAEFPTIISFNAIFKFLIQRNPQRSIKKHDTWRIPVIKNDVWLNDSDDKIVWLGHASFFIQLGGSRIIVDPIFGNLVVGKRHSELPVDPRKLVNIDYILISHAHYDHCDKKSLKLLAEKNPQAKILCGLNLNKLIRKWIGNSIQTAGWYQQYVTQPDLLITFVPSRHWANRNIFDANTTLWGGFVIQYHGKCIYFGGDSGHGSHFKEIGKNFPNISVALIGAGAYAPNWFMGQHHQDPYKALEAFHATGAKTFIPFHYGTFDSADEPMGEPEQILNKLNEEGKIRNNLKILKLGEIFQF; encoded by the coding sequence ATGTTTAGAAAGAAAATACCAACAGTAAAAAGCTATACTTCAAATCCGGCTTTAAAGACTGTGATGCAGGATTGGTTGGGTACGCCGTTAGACCAGGACGGATTATTTATTAATGCTGAATTTCCAACTATTATTAGCTTCAATGCGATATTTAAATTTTTGATCCAAAGAAATCCTCAACGCTCAATTAAAAAACATGACACATGGCGCATTCCGGTAATAAAAAATGACGTTTGGTTGAATGATTCTGATGACAAAATTGTTTGGTTGGGTCACGCTAGTTTTTTTATTCAATTAGGAGGCTCACGAATTATTGTTGATCCCATTTTCGGTAATCTTGTAGTGGGTAAACGTCATTCAGAGCTTCCGGTTGATCCGAGGAAATTAGTAAACATTGATTACATCCTCATATCTCACGCCCATTACGATCATTGTGATAAAAAAAGTTTGAAGTTATTAGCAGAAAAGAATCCACAAGCTAAAATACTTTGTGGATTGAACCTAAACAAACTAATACGCAAGTGGATTGGCAATTCAATACAAACTGCAGGTTGGTACCAACAGTATGTAACGCAACCCGATTTGCTTATCACATTTGTCCCATCACGACATTGGGCAAACAGAAATATATTTGATGCAAATACAACACTTTGGGGAGGCTTCGTAATTCAATACCATGGCAAGTGTATCTATTTTGGTGGTGATTCAGGACATGGTTCGCACTTCAAAGAAATCGGTAAAAACTTTCCCAACATCAGTGTAGCATTGATTGGCGCAGGGGCTTATGCTCCTAACTGGTTTATGGGTCAGCATCATCAGGACCCTTACAAGGCATTGGAAGCCTTCCATGCAACTGGAGCAAAAACCTTTATCCCTTTTCATTACGGCACGTTTGACTCTGCCGATGAGCCAATGGGGGAACCGGAACAAATTTTAAATAAGCTCAACGAAGAAGGAAAGATCAGGAACAATTTAAAAATCTTGAAACTTGGAGAAATATTTCAGTTCTAA